A genomic segment from Arcobacter acticola encodes:
- a CDS encoding complex I subunit 1/NuoH family protein: protein MESIIIIVINIFLAIILAVGMTPVFVWWERRVSGFMQDRTGPNRCNIGPFRLGGLIQSFADMLKLVFKEDFTPSHIKYKFFFTIAPIIVFFCSFLTFAVIPFADVLVIDGKENIMQAIPSELGIMWFIAFAGLSVYGIILGGYSSGSKYGLLGSIRASAQVISYEAAMGLAIISMILSYGSIHLTDMVNAQAGTYLGVIPMWGIFIQPLAAIIFIVCAFAETNRAPFDLAEGESELVAGYHTEYSAMKFGLFQVGEYAAMSASSAIIVTLFFGGYQIPWLDTSAIQSNITYVIMAIIVILPIKAYILTTWMKKNNRSKNDDTSRAKETKILTFAFWGLSLFIMAILVLFLITGLGTNGINIVTTVIQVGTFLIKFFMMAFVFIWIRWTVLRFRYDQLQMLGWKVLIPLALLNIVVTAIVIVVGNN, encoded by the coding sequence ATTGAATCAATAATTATCATTGTAATAAATATTTTTCTTGCAATTATCCTAGCTGTAGGTATGACACCTGTTTTTGTTTGGTGGGAAAGAAGAGTATCTGGATTTATGCAAGATAGAACTGGACCAAATAGATGTAATATTGGGCCATTTAGATTAGGTGGATTAATTCAAAGTTTTGCAGATATGCTAAAACTTGTATTTAAGGAAGACTTCACTCCTTCTCATATTAAATACAAATTTTTCTTTACAATAGCCCCAATAATCGTATTTTTTTGTTCATTTTTAACTTTTGCAGTTATCCCATTTGCAGATGTTTTAGTAATAGATGGAAAAGAAAATATTATGCAAGCGATTCCAAGTGAACTTGGAATCATGTGGTTTATCGCATTTGCAGGATTATCTGTTTATGGAATTATTCTTGGTGGTTATTCTTCAGGAAGTAAATATGGACTTCTAGGTTCAATTAGAGCATCAGCTCAAGTTATCTCATACGAAGCTGCAATGGGATTAGCAATTATTTCTATGATTTTATCTTATGGTTCAATTCACTTAACAGATATGGTAAATGCACAAGCAGGAACTTACCTTGGTGTAATTCCAATGTGGGGGATATTTATACAACCACTTGCTGCTATTATCTTTATTGTTTGTGCTTTTGCTGAAACAAACAGAGCTCCATTTGATTTAGCAGAAGGTGAATCAGAGTTAGTTGCTGGTTATCATACAGAATACTCAGCTATGAAATTTGGACTTTTCCAAGTTGGTGAATATGCAGCGATGAGTGCATCAAGTGCGATTATTGTAACACTATTTTTTGGTGGATATCAAATTCCTTGGTTAGATACAAGCGCAATTCAAAGTAATATTACTTATGTAATTATGGCGATTATCGTTATTCTTCCTATCAAAGCTTATATTCTTACAACTTGGATGAAAAAAAATAATAGATCAAAAAATGACGATACTTCAAGAGCTAAAGAAACAAAAATATTAACTTTTGCATTTTGGGGTTTAAGTCTATTTATAATGGCTATTTTAGTTCTATTTTTAATAACAGGACTTGGAACAAACGGAATTAATATTGTAACAACAGTAATACAAGTTGGAACTTTTTTAATTAAATTCTTTATGATGGCATTTGTTTTTATCTGGATTAGATGGACTGTTTTAAGATTTAGATATGATCAATTACAAATGTTAGGTTGGAAAGTGCTTATTCCATTAGCTCTTTTAAATATCGTAGTAACAGCGATTGTTATAGTAGTGGGGAATAATTAA
- a CDS encoding 2Fe-2S iron-sulfur cluster-binding protein, with the protein MSEIVDITINGAQMQAAKGSLLIDKLLDENIHIPHFCYHQALGKDGNCRMCMVEIEGQKRPQIACDTPVKAGMIVRTQGENIEKVRRDILELELINHPIDCPTCDQAGECKLQDYYMESGFYDSRVNVNAKNHARKRVDLGSNVMLDQERCVLCTRCVRFCSQITKTNELGVISRADHSVIGTFPGKPLDNPYAMNVIDICPVGALTNKDFRFKQRVWFLETFDAICNGCSKGCSIYVDHRKEKYKDDQIFRFRPKVNKNVNGHFICDEGRLSYTNEANNRFETPLVNKNETNVDNTITNMFKELTTNKNILFVLSANLSIEEMQNVKNLASKLNVDVSGYSPNTFDESFADDYLRTNDRTANRAAFKELQIDESKEYFDEKLNKASLVIIVENSYFENNANLLENKKVISLFSHHCMTIGYSNVAIPVASFYEKSGTYININGIKQKVISKMNKNNPMQSITTVIEDLKSMIEKGTV; encoded by the coding sequence ATGAGTGAAATTGTAGATATTACAATCAATGGAGCACAAATGCAAGCTGCAAAAGGCAGCTTGCTAATTGATAAATTATTGGATGAAAATATTCATATTCCTCATTTTTGTTATCATCAAGCCCTAGGAAAAGATGGAAACTGTAGAATGTGTATGGTTGAAATTGAAGGTCAAAAAAGACCTCAAATTGCATGTGACACACCTGTAAAAGCTGGAATGATTGTAAGAACTCAAGGTGAGAATATTGAAAAAGTAAGACGTGATATTCTTGAACTTGAACTTATAAATCATCCAATAGATTGCCCTACTTGTGATCAAGCAGGAGAGTGTAAACTTCAAGACTACTATATGGAATCAGGTTTTTATGATTCAAGAGTAAATGTAAATGCAAAAAATCATGCAAGAAAAAGAGTTGATTTAGGCTCTAATGTAATGCTTGATCAAGAAAGATGTGTACTTTGTACTAGATGCGTAAGATTTTGTTCACAAATAACAAAAACAAATGAACTAGGAGTAATCAGTAGAGCTGATCACTCAGTTATTGGAACTTTCCCTGGAAAGCCACTTGATAATCCTTATGCTATGAATGTTATTGATATTTGTCCAGTTGGAGCATTAACAAATAAAGATTTTAGATTTAAACAAAGAGTTTGGTTTTTAGAAACTTTTGATGCCATTTGTAATGGTTGTTCAAAAGGATGTAGTATTTATGTTGATCATAGAAAAGAAAAATATAAAGATGACCAAATTTTCAGATTTAGACCAAAAGTAAATAAAAATGTTAATGGACATTTCATTTGTGATGAAGGAAGACTTTCTTATACAAATGAAGCTAATAATAGATTTGAAACACCATTAGTAAATAAAAATGAAACTAATGTGGATAATACTATTACTAATATGTTTAAAGAACTAACAACAAACAAAAATATCTTATTCGTATTAAGTGCAAATCTTTCAATAGAAGAAATGCAAAATGTAAAAAATTTAGCATCAAAATTAAATGTTGATGTATCAGGATATTCTCCAAATACTTTTGATGAAAGCTTTGCTGATGATTATTTAAGAACAAATGATAGAACTGCAAATAGAGCAGCTTTTAAAGAACTGCAAATTGATGAGTCAAAAGAGTATTTTGATGAAAAATTAAATAAAGCGTCATTGGTAATAATAGTTGAAAATAGCTATTTTGAAAATAATGCGAACTTGCTAGAAAACAAAAAAGTAATATCTCTATTTTCTCATCATTGTATGACAATTGGATATTCAAATGTAGCAATTCCAGTTGCTTCTTTTTATGAAAAATCAGGAACTTATATAAATATAAATGGAATTAAGCAAAAAGTTATTTCAAAAATGAATAAAAATAATCCTATGCAATCTATTACCACTGTAATTGAAGATCTAAAATCAATGATTGAAAAAGGAACTGTATGA
- a CDS encoding citrate synthase produces the protein MAKSTMTLTDNRNGKSFEYNIIDGTRGPSVVDISTFYKDSGMFTYDPGYTSTASCESKITFIDGENSELRYRGYDIADLAGKHSFLDVSYLLMRGKLPTPEASKNFDLEIRHRSFLNEGIIRLFDALPDGAHPMATMGAATMALSAFYKDHLHLEDEEEFKMMRRRILAKMPVIAAMAYRNSIGTPLIYPDVNKYFTENFLYMLRAYPGGKMKYLGDGVNDEIKQVEIDALDAILTLHADHEQNASTTTVRNVGSTEAHPYVAIASGISALWGSAHGGANEKVMDQLRLIGDVKNVPTYIAKAKDRNDPFRLMGFGHRVYKNRDPRAETLKGLQDKLREELKLDSKLLDIAAAVEKAALSDEYFIERGLYPNIDFYSGVILTALRIPTAMFTPIFVIGRTPGWLAQWSELKQDPKHKIARPRQLYTGN, from the coding sequence ATGGCAAAAAGCACAATGACATTAACTGACAACAGAAATGGCAAATCATTCGAATATAATATTATTGATGGAACAAGAGGACCTAGCGTTGTAGATATTTCTACATTTTACAAAGATTCTGGAATGTTTACTTACGACCCAGGTTATACTTCAACTGCATCTTGTGAATCTAAAATCACATTTATTGATGGGGAAAACTCAGAGTTAAGATATAGAGGTTATGATATTGCAGATCTTGCTGGTAAACACTCTTTCTTAGATGTTTCTTATTTATTAATGAGAGGGAAACTTCCAACTCCTGAAGCTTCAAAAAACTTTGATTTAGAAATTAGACATAGATCTTTCTTAAATGAAGGAATTATTAGATTATTTGATGCATTACCAGATGGTGCTCACCCAATGGCAACAATGGGAGCTGCTACTATGGCTTTATCAGCATTTTACAAAGATCACTTACATTTAGAAGATGAAGAAGAATTTAAAATGATGAGAAGAAGAATTTTAGCTAAAATGCCTGTTATTGCTGCGATGGCTTATAGAAATTCTATTGGTACTCCACTAATTTACCCAGATGTAAATAAATACTTCACAGAAAACTTCTTATATATGTTAAGAGCATATCCAGGTGGAAAAATGAAATATTTAGGTGATGGTGTAAATGACGAAATCAAACAAGTTGAAATTGATGCACTTGATGCAATTTTAACTTTACATGCAGATCATGAGCAAAATGCATCTACAACAACTGTAAGAAACGTAGGTTCAACTGAAGCTCACCCTTATGTTGCTATTGCTTCTGGTATTTCTGCATTATGGGGATCTGCGCATGGTGGTGCAAATGAAAAAGTAATGGATCAATTAAGATTAATTGGTGATGTTAAAAATGTACCAACTTATATTGCTAAAGCAAAAGATAGAAATGACCCATTCAGATTAATGGGATTCGGACATAGAGTTTATAAAAACAGAGATCCAAGAGCTGAAACTTTAAAAGGATTACAAGATAAATTAAGAGAAGAGTTAAAACTTGATTCTAAATTACTTGATATTGCTGCTGCTGTTGAAAAAGCTGCTTTAAGTGACGAGTACTTTATTGAAAGAGGACTATATCCAAATATCGACTTCTATTCAGGAGTTATCTTAACTGCACTTAGAATCCCAACTGCAATGTTTACACCAATCTTTGTTATTGGTAGAACTCCAGGATGGTTAGCACAATGGTCTGAATTAAAACAAGATCCAAAACATAAAATTGCAAGACCAAGACAATTATACACAGGAAACTAA
- the nuoF gene encoding NADH-quinone oxidoreductase subunit NuoF: MITKIVSQNFDIPDSHKLEVALANGRYSSIDKLFSMTPDAVTAEVTKSGLRGKGGGGAACGPKWELMPKNDPRPAYLIVNGDESEPGTFKDRQIFQYDPHLLIEGIICTCYAINAHHAYIYIRGEYKFFSDRVNVAIKEAYEAGIIGDKIMNKYDFKLDITVHRGGGAYICGEKSALIESLEGKRGHPRLKPHGKECEWFFDNPATVNNVETIASVPNIVENGAEGYTKYGTPKSPGTMLFAISGPVKNPGVYEMAYGNKMIDFLNVLGGGMIEGKKLKAIIPGGSSCPILTADEVEKAVLDYESMWDIGSTLGTGGMIVIDEDTSMVDVAKNLIEFYHHESCGQCTPCREGTGWIDKILGKILNGDGSSEDLNTILDVCSTMNGKTICVFAPAVKDIIESIVRKFPQEFNIYFKN, encoded by the coding sequence ATGATAACAAAAATAGTAAGTCAAAATTTTGATATTCCAGATTCACATAAACTTGAAGTTGCTCTTGCAAATGGAAGATATTCTTCTATAGATAAACTATTTTCTATGACTCCTGATGCAGTAACTGCTGAAGTTACAAAATCAGGATTAAGAGGAAAAGGTGGAGGGGGAGCTGCTTGTGGTCCAAAATGGGAACTAATGCCTAAAAATGATCCAAGACCTGCATATTTAATTGTAAATGGGGATGAATCAGAACCAGGGACTTTTAAAGATAGACAAATTTTTCAATATGACCCACATCTTTTAATAGAAGGAATTATTTGCACTTGTTATGCAATAAATGCACATCATGCATATATTTATATCAGAGGTGAATATAAATTTTTCTCAGATAGAGTGAATGTTGCGATAAAAGAAGCCTACGAAGCTGGAATAATTGGTGATAAAATCATGAACAAATATGACTTTAAACTAGACATCACAGTTCATAGAGGTGGTGGAGCTTATATTTGTGGAGAAAAATCAGCATTAATTGAATCACTTGAGGGAAAACGTGGACATCCAAGACTTAAACCACATGGTAAAGAGTGTGAATGGTTCTTTGATAATCCAGCAACTGTAAATAATGTTGAAACAATAGCAAGTGTGCCAAATATTGTAGAAAATGGAGCTGAGGGGTATACAAAATATGGAACTCCTAAATCACCTGGAACAATGCTATTTGCAATTTCAGGGCCTGTGAAAAACCCAGGTGTTTATGAAATGGCATATGGAAACAAAATGATTGATTTTCTAAACGTTCTAGGTGGTGGAATGATTGAAGGAAAAAAATTAAAAGCAATCATTCCAGGAGGTTCATCTTGCCCTATCTTAACTGCAGATGAAGTGGAAAAGGCAGTATTAGATTATGAATCTATGTGGGATATTGGTTCAACTTTAGGTACAGGAGGGATGATAGTTATTGATGAAGATACATCTATGGTTGATGTAGCTAAAAATCTAATTGAATTTTATCACCACGAGTCATGTGGACAATGTACACCTTGTAGAGAGGGTACAGGATGGATTGATAAGATTTTAGGAAAAATCTTAAATGGTGATGGTTCAAGTGAAGATTTAAATACAATACTTGATGTGTGCAGTACAATGAATGGTAAAACAATCTGTGTATTTGCTCCAGCGGTAAAAGATATTATTGAAAGTATTGTAAGAAAATTCCCACAAGAATTTAATATATATTTTAAAAACTAA
- the nuoE gene encoding complex I 24 kDa subunit family protein, translating to MSTFKFSSENEIKFQEYVSRYPVIDSVMLPALWLVQEQEAWVSPEAMVYVADRLGKTPIQVYEVATFYTMFNLKPIGKHHIELCKTLSCMLCGSKDIKNHIKQTIGIEPGQTSEDGLFHLSEVECLGACGGAPMFALDGQYHEKLTNQKVDELIAECKK from the coding sequence ATGAGTACATTTAAATTTTCAAGCGAAAATGAAATAAAATTTCAAGAATACGTAAGTAGATATCCTGTAATTGATTCAGTTATGTTACCAGCATTATGGCTAGTTCAAGAGCAAGAAGCTTGGGTGAGTCCTGAAGCTATGGTTTATGTGGCGGATAGATTAGGAAAAACTCCAATTCAAGTATATGAAGTAGCAACTTTTTATACTATGTTTAATTTAAAACCAATTGGAAAACACCATATTGAACTTTGTAAAACTCTATCATGTATGTTATGTGGTTCAAAAGATATTAAAAATCATATAAAACAAACAATAGGCATAGAACCAGGTCAAACAAGTGAAGATGGATTGTTTCATCTAAGCGAAGTTGAATGTCTTGGTGCTTGTGGTGGAGCACCAATGTTTGCACTTGATGGACAATATCATGAAAAATTAACTAATCAAAAAGTTGATGAGTTAATTGCGGAGTGTAAAAAATGA
- a CDS encoding NADH-quinone oxidoreductase subunit D has product MLKCDMLIEANDIKSTISKLKNEDNYTTLLDITIIDYLKFPDVTPSRFAAVYILRDTSFKNQISVKSFIDDDTLELETISDIYAAANWAEREAFDQYGIKFKGHPNLKRVLNHHQFVGHPLRKDYEITKGQICTQTEDLMDEMHPLLTSKGYTAEDINDLMLLNVGPSHPASHGTIRNFVAMEGETITACVTEIGYLHRGFEKSCENHTYSQIIPYTDRLNYCSAILNNIGYSKAVEEMLKIDITPRAKMIRVIIGELSRIIDHLVCNAANMVDLGGLTNFWYLFAPRDKAYDLLSKLTGARLTNTYTRIGGLEFDLYDGFNEDLAVVLKETETAIDDALSLIAHNKIFHDRTQDVGVIKADFALDYGITGPNLRAAGVAHDLRKDKPYYGYENFDFDMVIGSHGDVYDRMMCRFEEMRQSIRIIRQAMRELPDGAINVNAPGILLPSKKDVYGNIEGLMNQFKLTFEGIKVPKGEYYSSTEGGNGELGFFIVSDGSGRPYKVKCRPPCFYALGAYAKIVEGGMLADAVVTMASMNFIAGEFDR; this is encoded by the coding sequence ATGCTTAAATGTGATATGTTAATTGAAGCTAATGATATTAAATCTACAATTTCTAAATTAAAAAATGAAGATAATTACACGACTTTATTAGATATTACTATTATTGATTATTTGAAATTTCCAGATGTTACACCTAGTAGATTTGCAGCAGTTTATATTTTAAGAGATACAAGTTTTAAAAATCAAATTTCTGTAAAGTCATTTATTGATGATGATACTTTAGAACTTGAGACAATTAGTGATATATATGCTGCTGCAAATTGGGCTGAAAGAGAAGCTTTTGATCAATATGGTATTAAATTTAAAGGTCATCCAAATTTAAAAAGAGTTTTAAATCATCATCAATTTGTTGGGCATCCTTTAAGAAAAGATTATGAAATCACAAAGGGTCAAATCTGTACTCAAACTGAAGATTTAATGGATGAAATGCATCCACTACTTACTTCAAAAGGTTATACAGCTGAAGATATCAATGACTTAATGCTTTTAAATGTTGGACCATCACATCCAGCATCACATGGAACAATTAGAAACTTTGTTGCTATGGAAGGTGAAACAATCACAGCTTGTGTAACAGAGATTGGATATTTACATAGAGGTTTTGAAAAATCTTGTGAAAATCATACTTATTCTCAAATTATTCCATATACAGATAGATTAAACTATTGTAGTGCTATTTTAAATAATATTGGTTATTCAAAAGCAGTTGAAGAAATGCTAAAAATTGATATTACGCCAAGAGCTAAAATGATAAGAGTAATCATTGGTGAGTTAAGTAGAATAATAGATCATCTTGTTTGTAATGCTGCAAATATGGTTGACCTTGGTGGACTTACAAATTTCTGGTATTTATTCGCACCACGTGATAAAGCTTATGATTTATTATCAAAATTAACAGGTGCACGGCTAACAAATACTTATACAAGAATTGGTGGTTTAGAGTTTGATTTATATGATGGCTTTAATGAAGATTTAGCAGTTGTATTAAAAGAAACAGAAACAGCTATTGATGATGCTTTATCATTAATTGCACATAATAAGATTTTCCATGATAGAACGCAAGATGTTGGCGTTATAAAAGCTGATTTTGCACTTGATTATGGAATTACTGGACCAAATTTAAGAGCAGCCGGTGTTGCTCATGATTTAAGAAAAGACAAACCTTATTATGGTTATGAAAATTTTGATTTTGATATGGTAATTGGAAGTCATGGTGATGTTTATGACAGAATGATGTGTCGATTTGAAGAGATGAGACAATCAATCAGAATTATTAGACAGGCTATGCGTGAATTACCAGATGGTGCTATAAATGTAAATGCTCCTGGAATTTTACTTCCTTCTAAAAAAGATGTTTATGGAAATATTGAGGGTTTAATGAATCAATTTAAACTTACATTTGAAGGTATAAAAGTTCCAAAAGGTGAATATTATTCTTCAACTGAAGGTGGAAATGGTGAATTAGGATTTTTCATTGTAAGTGATGGAAGTGGTAGACCTTATAAAGTTAAATGCAGACCTCCTTGTTTTTATGCACTTGGAGCTTATGCAAAAATAGTTGAAGGTGGAATGTTAGCAGATGCTGTTGTTACAATGGCAAGTATGAATTTTATTGCAGGGGAGTTTGATAGATAA
- a CDS encoding NADH-quinone oxidoreductase subunit B, giving the protein MGLGVESKFGDSIVTTRLDHAVNWGRSYSLWPMVFGTACCGIEFMSVAGAKYDLSRFGAEVVRFSPRQADLLIVAGTISYKQAPILQKIYEQMCEPKWVISMGACACSGGFYDNYTTLQGIDQIIPVDEYIAGCPPRPEAVLDAIMRIQEKAQSDSVIKDRVKEFKGILDA; this is encoded by the coding sequence ATGGGATTAGGAGTTGAATCAAAATTTGGCGATTCTATCGTTACTACTAGACTTGATCACGCAGTAAACTGGGGAAGATCTTATTCTTTATGGCCAATGGTTTTTGGAACAGCTTGTTGTGGTATTGAATTTATGAGTGTTGCAGGGGCTAAATATGACCTTTCAAGATTTGGAGCAGAAGTTGTAAGATTTTCGCCAAGACAAGCAGACTTACTTATTGTTGCTGGAACAATCTCATATAAACAAGCACCAATTTTACAAAAAATATATGAACAAATGTGTGAACCTAAATGGGTTATTTCTATGGGAGCATGTGCTTGTTCTGGTGGATTTTATGATAACTATACTACTTTGCAAGGAATTGATCAAATAATTCCTGTTGATGAGTATATTGCAGGTTGTCCACCTCGTCCTGAAGCTGTTCTTGATGCAATTATGAGAATTCAAGAAAAAGCTCAAAGCGATTCAGTTATAAAAGATAGAGTTAAAGAGTTTAAAGGAATTTTAGATGCTTAA
- a CDS encoding NADH-quinone oxidoreductase subunit A, with protein sequence MSTELILASVIFVAIGLILVSVFALSKFVGPNNENSKIKNTVYESGVSNPVGTTNIRFSVKFYLVAISFLLFDVEIIFMFPWAINILELGYYGLFKMFIFMGLLFAGLIYIYKKKALSWD encoded by the coding sequence ATGTCAACTGAATTAATTCTAGCCTCTGTTATTTTTGTAGCCATTGGCCTAATTCTTGTTTCTGTGTTCGCATTGTCAAAATTTGTGGGACCAAATAATGAGAATTCAAAAATTAAAAACACTGTTTATGAAAGTGGTGTTTCTAATCCGGTGGGAACAACAAATATAAGATTCTCAGTTAAATTTTATTTAGTTGCAATTTCATTTTTACTATTTGATGTGGAAATTATTTTCATGTTTCCTTGGGCAATAAATATTTTAGAACTTGGTTATTATGGACTATTTAAAATGTTTATTTTTATGGGATTATTATTTGCAGGTTTAATTTATATCTACAAGAAAAAGGCATTATCATGGGATTAG
- a CDS encoding MalY/PatB family protein has translation MLDNIKYNFDEEIIRKNTNCTKWDGLEKYFGYKDLNPLWVADMDFKTPDFINNEIIKAAQNASYGYSVESDGLFQSIISWQKNQHNWNIDKEDIFMINGVVPAYSACIEAFSEEGDEVIVQTPIYPPLFKCISANNRQVVINELKNDNGYYTMDLEDLKSKITPKTKILALCSPHNPVGRVWSKEELEELADICIKNDIIIVSDEIHSDITFKKFIPLASISEKIAQKTITLNSAGKTFNIAGLNCAYAISKNSFILDRFKKIAHKREIHSVNFFGYISTKAAYENGALFVEQLKDYIMGNILFIKKYLEENNLKIDFQIPEATYLIWLNFIQTNLSHEEIKELLLRKSKIALNDGVSFGNNGNKYFRLNTALSRKALEIALNQLSVSFK, from the coding sequence ATGCTTGATAATATTAAATACAATTTTGATGAAGAGATAATTAGAAAAAATACAAATTGTACAAAATGGGATGGATTAGAAAAATATTTTGGATATAAAGATTTAAATCCACTTTGGGTTGCAGACATGGACTTTAAAACACCTGATTTTATAAATAATGAAATCATAAAAGCAGCACAAAATGCTTCTTATGGATATAGTGTAGAAAGTGATGGATTATTTCAATCAATTATTTCATGGCAAAAAAATCAACATAATTGGAATATAGATAAAGAAGATATTTTTATGATAAATGGTGTTGTTCCAGCTTATAGTGCCTGCATTGAAGCATTTAGTGAAGAAGGGGATGAAGTAATAGTTCAAACTCCAATTTACCCACCATTATTTAAATGTATAAGTGCAAATAATAGACAAGTAGTAATTAATGAGCTAAAAAATGATAATGGTTATTACACTATGGATTTAGAAGATTTAAAAAGTAAAATTACACCTAAAACAAAAATCTTAGCTCTTTGTTCTCCACACAATCCAGTTGGCCGTGTTTGGTCTAAAGAAGAACTTGAAGAACTAGCTGATATTTGTATAAAGAACGATATTATAATTGTTTCAGATGAAATTCATAGTGATATTACTTTTAAAAAGTTTATTCCACTTGCCTCAATTAGCGAAAAAATAGCACAAAAAACAATTACTTTAAATAGTGCAGGAAAAACATTTAACATTGCAGGTTTAAACTGCGCATATGCTATAAGTAAAAATAGTTTTATTTTAGATAGATTTAAAAAAATAGCACATAAAAGAGAGATTCATTCAGTGAACTTTTTTGGATACATTTCAACAAAAGCAGCTTATGAAAATGGAGCTTTATTTGTTGAACAATTAAAAGATTATATTATGGGTAATATTTTATTTATAAAAAAATATTTAGAAGAAAACAATTTGAAAATTGATTTTCAAATTCCTGAAGCAACTTATCTAATTTGGTTAAATTTTATACAGACAAATCTATCCCATGAAGAGATAAAAGAACTATTATTAAGAAAATCAAAAATTGCTTTAAATGATGGTGTTTCTTTTGGTAACAATGGAAATAAATATTTTAGATTGAACACTGCACTTAGTAGAAAAGCCCTAGAGATAGCATTAAATCAGTTATCTGTTAGTTTTAAGTAG